In Macaca nemestrina isolate mMacNem1 chromosome 11, mMacNem.hap1, whole genome shotgun sequence, a single window of DNA contains:
- the LOC112428579 gene encoding coiled-coil-helix-coiled-coil-helix domain-containing protein 2 encodes MPRGSQSRTSRMAPPASRAPQLRAAPRPAPVAQPPAAAPPSAVGSSAAAPRQPGLMAQMATTAAGVAVGSAVGHTLGHAITGGFSGGSNAEPARPDITYQEPQGTQPAQQQQPCFCEIKQFLECAQNQGDIKLCEGFNEVLKQCRLANGLA; translated from the coding sequence ATGCCGCGTGGAAGCCAAAGTCGCACCTCCCGCATGGCCCCTCCGGCCAGCCGGGCACCTCAGCTGAGAGCTGCACCCAGGCCGGCACCTGTCGCTCAGCCACCAGCAGCAGCACCCCCATCTGCAGTTGGCTCTTCTGCTGCTGCACCCCGGCAGCCAGGTCTGATGGCCCAGATGGCAACCACTGCAGCTGGCGTGGCTGTGGGCTCTGCTGTGGGACACACACTGGGTCATGCCATTACTGGgggcttcagtggaggaagtaatgCTGAGCCTGCGAGGCCTGACATCACTTACCAGGAGCCACAGGGAACCCAGCCggcacagcagcagcagccttgCTTCTGTGAGATCAAACAGTTTCTGGAGTGTGCCCAGAACCAGGGTGACATCAAGCTCTGTGAGGGTTTCAATGAGGTGCTGAAACAGTGCCGACTTGCAAATGGATTGGCCTAA